The sequence TATCTAAGTTTTCCATGGATCTGCCTAGTCCCATTTCTTCCTGGAGAATCTCGGTAAGGAAGGCATATATAAGGATGATCTGAATAAAGTAAGAAAACTTGATTCTGGGGAATGCAGCCATGAAACAGAATCCCAGTGCTGCAAATATGCTTAAGTGTAAAGCTTTGTCGATGCCGCTGAACATAAACCAATATTCGTGGTTTTCTTCACCGGGCTTGAGAAGCATATAAGTAAGAAATGCCCAATAAATGGGCAATATCTTACTAAATATTTTTGAAATTTTATCCAATGATTGCCTGATATTCTTCAGCAGATAGCAATTCTGAATGATCAGCACCTTCAGCAACTTCTAATTTGATGATCCATCCGTTTCCGTAAGGGTCTGTATTTAACAATTCCGGCTGGTCTTCTAATTCTGAATTGAATTCTATCACTTTTCCTGAAATTGGTAAGAATAAGTCTGAAACTGTTTTTACAGCTTCTACACTTCCGAAAACATCTCCTCCATTAAGATCCTCATCTACAGTATCCACATCTACATAAACGATATCTCCCAACTCTCCCTGTGCAAAGTCTGTAATACCGATTGTAGCAACGTTACCTTCGATCTTAATCCATTCGTGATCTTTGGTGTACTTTAATTCTGATGGTGTGTTCATTTTTTAATTTTTATTTTGTACAAATGTATTCAAAATTCTACAAGGTTCAAATATCGGATATAAAAAATGTCCTCCAAAATTGAAGGACATTTAAATTTATTTTAATTCTAATTAGAAACCTCCGCCTGAGTCCCCGAATGTAAACGTCGCAGAAATACCTGCTCTGATCGTTGACAATGGGAATGCCGTTGAGATCTTGTATTTAGAAGTCATCTGTTCGTAGAATACTCTTAAGTTCAGGTTTTCAGATACATTGTAGTCTGCAGAGATCTTAATGTTCATCAATTTCTGGCCTCCTGTTATCTGTGAGTCATCCAATAAGATATTCGTAATACTTGTTTTACTATCTCTTAATGAGAAGTCTCCTCTGATGTTAAGATCACTTCCTTTCGCTTTTCCTCTTCCTCTCACATTGGTCATTCCCAATCTGAAGTTTCTGATGATATATCCAACTCTTACAACATATTCACTGTTTGAATCTTCTGTTAAAGTCTGATTTACCAATCCTAGCAATAACGTTCTTAATCTGTTATACTGAATACCGAACTGCATATTGTTTCTCATCGTAACATCTACCCCAATCAAAGGTGAGAAGTTTTCCACGTAACCTACCTGAGCGAAGGTAAACGGATTGATGTAATCATCATTAATATCTCTTCCGGAGCTTGTCAATGAATTAAGTCTGTTGAAATAATCAATACTTGACTGAATCCCTGTTGCCGTATATGTTGCCTGATAAGCATGTAAGATATCAAACTTCGAGAACTGTCCGTTGATGATCGGAATATTTCTTAATCCTGAATAAGTAATCTTCCAGTTTGGAATCGGAAGTCCCGCTTTTTTAGGATTGGTCATCTGTTTCGGAGATTTTCCTTCCACCGCTGCTCTGAACGCCGGAATCAAAATATAAGCATTTGAAATTCCGTACCCGTCTTTGAATCCGTTTGATTCTAATTGCCCTGGCATTTGCTGAGACAATATTCTCGCATTTTCCCTGATGGACTGATACACTGCAGCACCATCTTTAAATGCCGTTTTCAGAAGTACCACAGAGTTTGAATATGTTACCAGATCATTCGCAAATGTGTAATCCGGATTTGCAATTCCCGTAATCGGATCACGATAATTGAATCCGGTATGCGAGAAGTTTCTGTTATAGTTATGCAATGCACTGATGTCAATTCTAAGATCATTCATCGGCATTACCTGCAAATTCGCCCGTATTTCCCTCGTAGACATTCGGATGTAAGGATCTGTCATAAATTCAGAATCACTTACCCAACCGTTTTCCATTACGGCTCTTCTGATATCTGCCTGTGAACCCAATAGGAATCCGATGGTTGGCCCCCCTAATGTTTGCCCATATCCGTACCAGTTTGGAGCAGATAATAATCCCGGAAGTACTGTACCGTTATTTTCCGAATAATTAATATCCAATTGCTTGATCGATGTCAGCAAATACGCCATACTCTGTAGCGGAGTCAGTCTGTTTTTAAACTTATACTTTTTATAAGCATATCTGTTTTTCTCCCAAGCCTGAGTGTACACGTTATTTAATGAATCAATTTCCTGCTTACGTTTCTGAAGTTTTGTCGAAAGATTTTTAAAATATTTAAACTGACCAAAGAACTTCGTAAAATCTGCAGACGCCGTAGCCTGAATCACATTCGTGTTCTGACCAATTGATCCTAAGCTTCCGTCCGGACTGGAAAGTAAAACTGTAGATCTTGAATTCCAGTTGTATGTAAATCCGTACCCAATTTCTGCATCGATGAAATCTAAATATGGAAGATACTGGAACGGTAATTTATAATTCAACTGTACTCTGTGGTTATACAATACAGGTCTTCCGGCTCTGAACACATTTCCGAAAATCGAATTATTATCCATTGAATTGACATCCACATTATCATTCAGCGTTCTTGTCGCAGAGTTGATTTCAAGTTTTAAAGATTTGGTAAAATTAAATCCTAAACCATATTGCCAACCGAAATAGAAGTTTCTGTTTTTGATGGCTCCGAAATCATCATTATAATTTCCACTCAAGATTGCATCGATATTTCTGAATTCTAGTTCATTGTAATTTCTGTCAACCTCAGTTCT is a genomic window of Chryseobacterium wanjuense containing:
- a CDS encoding VanZ family protein; translated protein: MLLKPGEENHEYWFMFSGIDKALHLSIFAALGFCFMAAFPRIKFSYFIQIILIYAFLTEILQEEMGLGRSMENLDIIADTIGCLIGYYIYKVLAKRFL
- the gcvH gene encoding glycine cleavage system protein GcvH, which translates into the protein MNTPSELKYTKDHEWIKIEGNVATIGITDFAQGELGDIVYVDVDTVDEDLNGGDVFGSVEAVKTVSDLFLPISGKVIEFNSELEDQPELLNTDPYGNGWIIKLEVAEGADHSELLSAEEYQAIIG